In Thiospirochaeta perfilievii, a single window of DNA contains:
- the brnA gene encoding type II toxin-antitoxin system BrnA family antitoxin: MKASELDKKFDAGEEDILDQFDLSKVEKPNYDIKRVNVDFPSWMINSLDQEAKRLGVPRQSIIKIWISERLDKEKVLHRA, encoded by the coding sequence ATGAAAGCTTCAGAATTGGATAAAAAATTTGATGCAGGGGAAGAAGATATCTTAGATCAATTTGATTTATCAAAAGTTGAAAAACCAAATTATGATATAAAAAGAGTTAATGTAGATTTTCCTTCTTGGATGATAAACTCATTAGATCAAGAAGCAAAAAGACTAGGTGTTCCTCGACAATCAATAATTAAAATATGGATATCTGAAAGACTTGATAAAGAAAAAGTACTACATAGAGCTTAA
- a CDS encoding helix-turn-helix domain-containing protein encodes MKTFRNHLNTSLENSDFKESFDEEKKFIELALKIHEARELSGLSQLEVSKKAHVTQQQLSKLENGNSCNMMTFLKVCNALGLNLDFNTTLTAS; translated from the coding sequence ATGAAAACATTTAGAAACCATCTAAATACATCTTTAGAAAATAGTGATTTTAAAGAATCTTTTGATGAAGAAAAAAAATTCATTGAACTGGCATTAAAAATACATGAAGCTAGAGAGCTTTCTGGTTTAAGTCAGCTTGAAGTATCTAAAAAGGCTCATGTTACACAACAACAATTATCTAAACTTGAAAATGGTAATAGTTGTAATATGATGACTTTTTTAAAAGTATGTAATGCATTAGGACTAAATCTAGATTTTAATACAACATTAACAGCATCATAA
- a CDS encoding cupin domain-containing protein: protein MEKGKYSYPYHYHHNSEELFVIIYGKGELRTPTGIEKVNIGEIVLFEKSKSGAHQIYNPNSEPLIYMDLRTINKVDVCEYPDSRKLIYYQNKIFTIKAT from the coding sequence TTGGAAAAAGGAAAATATTCTTATCCATATCATTATCACCATAATTCGGAAGAATTATTTGTTATAATATATGGTAAAGGAGAACTAAGAACACCAACAGGTATTGAAAAAGTAAATATAGGTGAAATTGTGCTATTTGAAAAAAGTAAATCTGGAGCACATCAAATCTATAATCCTAATTCAGAACCATTAATTTATATGGATTTAAGAACAATAAATAAAGTTGATGTATGTGAATATCCGGACTCTAGAAAATTAATATATTACCAAAACAAGATATTCACTATAAAGGCGACATAG
- a CDS encoding BrnT family toxin — MNFEYDNIKSNSNFIKHGIDFLEAQELWKDENLIKLPSKNLEEERFLIIAKLNRKCWTAIITYRELNVRIISVRRSRKNEEDLYESFRIG, encoded by the coding sequence ATGAATTTTGAATATGATAATATTAAAAGTAATTCTAACTTTATTAAACATGGAATTGATTTCTTAGAAGCACAAGAATTATGGAAAGATGAAAATTTAATTAAACTTCCATCAAAAAACCTGGAAGAAGAAAGATTTTTAATCATAGCAAAATTAAATAGAAAATGTTGGACTGCTATTATTACTTATAGAGAATTAAATGTAAGAATAATATCTGTTAGAAGGTCTAGAAAAAACGAGGAGGATTTATATGAAAGCTTCAGAATTGGATAA